From the genome of Triticum aestivum cultivar Chinese Spring chromosome 3B, IWGSC CS RefSeq v2.1, whole genome shotgun sequence, one region includes:
- the LOC123065152 gene encoding GDSL esterase/lipase At1g31550, which produces MKLLCILTVVLALASVEPAVSSPRRYESIITFGDSFTDTGNAIIVLAEKSRFDPTVQPPYGMTFFGRPTGRYSNGRLIIDFIAEKLDLPFVPPYLSHNGSFSEGVNFAVAGATALNASFFRDIPLVGSFVLNTSSSVQLGWFDSLKPSLCSPAQNCPGLFHKTLFFMGEIGLNDYSFAVFGMTLPELRSMVPDVVKTIAAATEVLLGQGAKTVVVPGIPPLGCMPPNLVFFPSNESAGYEPSTGCLKGLNEIARHHNSELQKALDKVRGNHPNALVIYADFFTPVIEMVESPHKFGLTTDVLSCCCGGGGKYNFNISAGCGMPGATVCEDPSQYLYWDGHFTEAAHRYIAKGWLNSINSCKPW; this is translated from the exons ATGAAGCTGCTCTGCATCCTCACGGTGGTCCTCGCCCTCGCGTCCGTCGAGCCCGCCGTCTCGTCCCCCCGGCGCTACGAATCCATCATCACCTTCGGCGACTCCTTCACCGACACCGGAAATGCCATCATCGTCTTGGCGGAGAAATCGCGCTTCGACCCTACGGTGCAGCCTCCCTACGGCATGACGTTCTTCGGCCGCCCCACGGGCCGCTACTCCAACGGCCGCCTCATCATCGACTTCATCG CTGAGAAGCTCGATCTGCCGTTCGTCCCGCCGTACCTCTCGCACAACGGCAGCTTCAGCGAGGGCGTCAACTTCGCCGTGGCGGGCGCCACCGCTCTCAACGCCAGTTTCTTCAGAGACATCCCGCTCGTAGGCTCGTTTGTTCTCAACACCAGCTCCAGCGTGCAGCTGGGGTGGTTCGACTCGCTCAAGCCGTCGCTGTGCAGCCCTGCCCAAA ATTGCCCGGGCTTATTCCACAAGACGCTCTTCTTCATGGGTGAAATTGGCCTCAACGACTACAGCTTTGCGGTCTTCGGAATGACCCTGCCCGAACTAAGATCCATGGTCCCAGACGTCGTCAAAACCATCGCCGCGGCCACTGAG GTGCTACTCGGGCAGGGGGCGAAGACCGTGGTGGTGCCCGGGATCCCGCCGCTGGGATGCATGCCGCCGAATCTGGTGTTCTTCCCCAGCAACGAGTCGGCAGGCTACGAGCCTAGCACCGGATGCCTGAAAGGCCTCAACGAGATCGCCAGGCACCACAACTCGGAGCTGCAGAAGGCCCTCGACAAGGTCCGGGGGAACCACCCGAATGCCCTGGTCATCTACGCCGATTTCTTCACCCCGGTCATCGAGATGGTGGAGTCTCCCCACAAATTTG GGCTTACCACGGACGTTCTGAGCTGTTGCTGCGGTGGAGGTGGCAAGTACAACTTCAACATCAGCGCTGGCTGTGGCATGCCAGGCGCTACCGTGTGCGAGGACCCGTCTCAATATCTGTACTGGGACGGCCATTTCACGGAGGCAGCCCACCGCTATATTGCCAAAGGCTGGCTAAACAGCATAAACAGTTGCAAACCCTGGTAG